One genomic window of Sporosarcina ureae includes the following:
- a CDS encoding GMC family oxidoreductase: MNRDANNQSTFDYIVVGTGPAGAAIARKLTDDNQNSVLVLEAGDNNSKERPIRDSLFAPPFILTDDFFPQYFWQGKSVPQKNVKGRSFDWTGGRTLGGGSSINNNQYVRPSQVNMKQWENLLGPLWSPEQETYQFSKLENYNGQTQNPNARGYNGQLDIRQAPANPTTMAEKLVTAMEKATGFTRILDYNDPNTPLGPFTRWQLYQTPYGQRESADTAFLSSDVMTDNGEGVNGRRLLVSYNSTVQRVIFDDERRAIGVEFHKKGTCYYAYARKKVIVSAGINSPQLLMLSGIGPSETLNKAGIPVVHHNANVGKNMTTHPVNTAAFTTNSNDKALPDADPFALYTGGAFLPDPTPGADPNRRGVQLIGQIGTGGMLSIVIILLEPKSQGSVRIQNGDPLKIVLADVAFLNKRSDLETIKNIYKVYIKNIATELSKIDAHYQLVTPTLETIEDDSKLEKYIQENLGPTHHIQGTLRMAPSEEHGVVNAAGEVYGVKDLIVADDSIAPFVSDGNTSAPAFFIGANIAEQIVRQNGMNSE, from the coding sequence ATGAATAGAGACGCCAATAATCAATCAACATTTGACTATATCGTTGTTGGAACGGGGCCTGCGGGAGCTGCTATTGCAAGAAAACTAACCGATGATAACCAAAATTCCGTGTTAGTTTTAGAGGCGGGGGATAATAATAGTAAGGAACGGCCAATCAGAGATTCTTTGTTTGCGCCACCATTTATTCTCACTGATGACTTTTTCCCGCAATACTTTTGGCAAGGAAAAAGTGTTCCCCAGAAAAACGTAAAAGGTAGGTCGTTTGATTGGACGGGAGGGCGAACTTTGGGAGGTGGATCTTCCATTAACAATAACCAGTATGTAAGACCATCCCAGGTGAATATGAAACAATGGGAAAACCTTCTAGGTCCACTGTGGTCACCAGAACAAGAGACCTATCAATTTTCAAAACTAGAAAATTACAATGGCCAAACCCAAAATCCGAATGCCAGAGGATATAACGGGCAGTTGGATATCAGGCAGGCCCCTGCTAATCCAACTACCATGGCTGAAAAATTGGTTACAGCAATGGAAAAAGCCACTGGTTTCACAAGAATTTTAGACTATAACGATCCCAATACACCACTTGGTCCTTTTACGAGGTGGCAACTTTATCAGACTCCCTATGGTCAACGAGAAAGTGCGGATACGGCTTTTCTTTCATCGGATGTTATGACTGATAACGGTGAAGGAGTAAATGGAAGAAGATTATTAGTATCTTATAATTCAACAGTGCAGCGTGTGATTTTTGATGATGAAAGGCGGGCGATAGGTGTTGAATTTCACAAGAAAGGAACATGTTATTACGCGTATGCTCGTAAAAAAGTCATTGTATCAGCTGGAATAAATAGCCCTCAACTATTAATGCTTTCTGGAATTGGGCCATCAGAAACACTGAATAAAGCGGGTATTCCCGTCGTTCATCATAACGCGAATGTAGGAAAGAACATGACCACCCATCCAGTTAACACTGCCGCCTTTACAACGAATTCGAATGACAAAGCACTTCCGGACGCTGATCCCTTTGCGCTCTATACAGGTGGAGCCTTCTTGCCGGATCCAACGCCCGGTGCTGACCCCAACCGCCGCGGTGTGCAGTTAATTGGCCAAATCGGTACTGGCGGAATGTTAAGCATCGTCATTATATTATTGGAACCAAAGAGCCAAGGATCAGTCAGAATCCAAAATGGAGATCCATTAAAGATTGTACTTGCCGATGTTGCCTTTTTGAATAAACGTTCCGATCTAGAAACCATAAAAAATATTTACAAAGTATATATTAAAAACATTGCAACGGAACTTTCAAAAATAGATGCACACTATCAACTCGTTACTCCCACACTGGAAACTATTGAGGATGATAGCAAACTTGAAAAGTACATTCAGGAAAATTTAGGTCCAACACATCATATACAAGGCACGCTACGAATGGCGCCAAGTGAAGAACATGGTGTAGTGAATGCTGCCGGGGAAGTATACGGTGTAAAGGATTTGATTGTTGCGGATGATTCTATCGCACCGTTTGTTTCGGACGGCAATACGTCGGCGCCAGCTTTTTTCATTGGCGCAAATATTGCGGAACAAATAGTGAGACAGAATGGTATGAACTCCGAATAA
- a CDS encoding thermonuclease family protein, with product MFVFFALFGFLFILIGVVGLLIKAIFKKRKRNFGILVLVGVAMFIVAVVITPDEIEPEIETADSVEQTPTDTPAETTKEIPEKEVEQPKKESSQATEVEPIPVVVPQKNDSSTVTPKKLQDSTDTSGTTARIPVELVKVIDGDTIKILYNGKEQNVRYLLIDTPETNHPRLGKQPFGDEAKARNKELIESGTLEIEFDVGERFDKYDRLLAYIYVDGKSLQKVLLSEGLARVAYIYPPNTRYVDSYEKTQAIAKEKKLGIWSVEDYATDSGFNAQVVKEKPAELAPEKETSAPHSVKTEQPVAPVAKPTPPVQNTEWFQNCTELRKTYPNGVPSSHPAYQLKMDRDKDGFACER from the coding sequence ATGTTTGTGTTTTTTGCGTTATTTGGTTTTCTATTTATATTGATTGGTGTCGTCGGCTTACTTATTAAAGCGATCTTTAAAAAGCGCAAGAGAAATTTTGGCATCCTCGTTTTAGTAGGTGTTGCGATGTTCATAGTGGCGGTAGTCATTACGCCAGACGAGATAGAGCCCGAGATAGAGACAGCTGATTCAGTGGAACAGACGCCTACTGATACACCTGCTGAGACGACGAAGGAAATACCTGAAAAAGAAGTAGAACAACCGAAGAAAGAAAGTTCCCAAGCTACTGAAGTAGAACCCATTCCAGTCGTTGTGCCACAAAAAAATGATTCTTCAACAGTAACTCCTAAAAAACTACAGGATTCAACGGATACAAGCGGTACTACTGCGAGAATTCCAGTAGAATTAGTGAAAGTAATAGATGGCGATACGATTAAGATCCTTTATAACGGTAAGGAACAAAACGTTCGATACTTGTTGATCGACACGCCTGAAACAAATCATCCTAGACTGGGGAAGCAACCGTTTGGGGATGAAGCCAAAGCTAGAAACAAAGAACTGATAGAAAGCGGGACACTAGAAATTGAATTCGATGTAGGAGAACGTTTTGATAAATACGACCGTTTGCTTGCCTATATTTATGTAGATGGAAAAAGCCTTCAAAAAGTCTTGTTGAGTGAAGGTTTAGCTCGTGTAGCGTACATCTACCCCCCAAATACTCGATACGTAGATTCTTACGAGAAGACACAAGCGATAGCGAAAGAAAAGAAGTTGGGTATCTGGTCAGTTGAAGATTATGCTACCGACTCAGGCTTTAACGCGCAGGTAGTAAAAGAAAAACCTGCTGAACTGGCACCTGAAAAAGAGACATCAGCACCCCATTCTGTAAAGACAGAACAACCAGTTGCGCCTGTAGCCAAGCCCACACCACCTGTCCAAAACACGGAATGGTTTCAAAATTGTACCGAACTAAGGAAGACCTATCCTAACGGTGTGCCAAGCAGTCATCCCGCATATCAACTTAAAATGGATCGCGATAAAGATGGATTTGCTTGCGAACGATAA
- the ytxJ gene encoding bacillithiol system redox-active protein YtxJ yields MKRIKTIEEWRTVFESTKKQSVLLFKMSLTCFSSLSAKKELHTLVTDLPLYVIVVQTDQAVSKAIETDLNVRHESPQVLIVKDQKATWQATHYHIKESVVRDAIELYS; encoded by the coding sequence TTGAAACGCATAAAAACAATAGAGGAATGGCGGACTGTATTCGAGAGCACTAAAAAACAATCCGTTCTTCTTTTTAAAATGAGCTTGACATGTTTCAGTAGCCTATCGGCAAAAAAAGAATTACATACTCTCGTTACGGACTTACCACTTTACGTTATTGTCGTACAGACAGATCAAGCCGTTTCAAAAGCGATTGAAACTGACTTAAACGTAAGGCATGAATCACCACAAGTATTAATCGTAAAAGATCAGAAAGCAACATGGCAAGCCACACATTATCACATTAAAGAATCCGTAGTTCGTGATGCGATTGAGTTGTATAGTTGA
- a CDS encoding autorepressor SdpR family transcription factor produces the protein MNEVFKALNDETRRQILTSLSEKGSLTASEIHEEFEMSKPSISNHLNILRNAGLVSSEKKGQYIYYTLHTTVLQDLLVWMIKLNK, from the coding sequence TTGAATGAAGTTTTTAAAGCTTTAAACGACGAAACGAGAAGACAAATACTTACTTCACTCAGTGAAAAAGGTTCTTTGACTGCCAGTGAAATACATGAAGAATTCGAGATGAGTAAGCCGAGCATTTCCAATCATTTAAACATCTTACGTAACGCAGGGCTCGTCAGTTCAGAGAAAAAAGGACAGTATATTTACTACACTCTCCACACAACCGTTCTCCAAGATCTTCTTGTATGGATGATAAAATTGAATAAATAA
- a CDS encoding OsmC family protein: MSTTNHALVKIAATAKWDEGVRSTHTIRDFEGFPMDEPVHLGGTDTGANPLEFIAAALNGCKAVMIPLIANEQGFVFTAIHFDTTGIVDARGLMGEEGIKTHFQKVRFVCELTTHESDEAIEQLKAEVERRCPVYNLFADAGIPLESKWIKK, encoded by the coding sequence ATGTCAACAACGAACCATGCATTAGTAAAGATTGCTGCTACAGCGAAGTGGGACGAAGGGGTTCGCTCTACTCATACGATCCGAGACTTCGAAGGTTTTCCGATGGATGAACCTGTTCATTTAGGTGGAACCGACACCGGAGCGAATCCACTTGAATTTATTGCGGCTGCGCTGAATGGCTGTAAAGCGGTAATGATTCCATTAATTGCGAACGAGCAAGGCTTTGTTTTTACAGCAATTCATTTTGATACGACAGGGATCGTGGACGCTAGAGGTTTGATGGGGGAAGAAGGCATAAAAACACATTTCCAGAAAGTTCGTTTTGTTTGCGAACTCACTACACATGAATCAGATGAAGCGATCGAGCAATTGAAAGCGGAAGTGGAAAGAAGATGCCCCGTATATAATCTATTTGCCGATGCAGGAATTCCTTTGGAGTCGAAATGGATAAAGAAATAA